The window ACCTCCTTGTACGGAATCTCGCCGAGTGCGGCCGACCCCATGCCGAGTTGCGACCAGAACCACCCGCGGGTCTGGTCGTGGGCCTCCATGATGAGGTCCGCGGGCCACAGGTCCTCGAATTGCTCCTCGTCGCTCGGGTAGCCGAGCGTACCCCACGAGGCCACCGAGGAGTCGAGCCAGACGTCGAAGACGTCGGGGACGCGGGTGTAGGTCGTCCCGTCCTCGGTGATGGTCAACTCGTCGACGGTGTCCTTGTGCAGGTCGACCGACTCGGGGTCGACGTCCTGGTCGACCCGCTCGGCGAGTTCCTCGCGCGTGCCGACGACGAGGGCGTCCTCGACGTCGCCCGACCAGTCCTCAGGAACCCAGATGGGGATGGGAATGCCCCAGTAGCGCTGCCGGGAGACGTTCCAGTCCGGCGACCCCTCGACGAAGTCACGGAAGCGGTTGTCGCGGGCCTCCTGAGGGTGCCATTCGCTGTCCTCGATGTTTTCGAGGAGTTCGTCTTTGATATCGGAGACGGTGATGAACCACTGGTCGGTCACCATCTGGATGATGCCCGTATCGCAGCGCCAACAGTGGCCGTAGTCGTGGTGGACCGTCCCGCGCGAGAGGAGCAGGCCCTTCGCCTCGAGGTCGTCCATGATCTCGTCGTCGGCGTCCTTGACGAACTGACCGGCGTACTTGCCGGCCTCGTCCTCGTAGACCCCGTCCGGGCCGACCGGACAGAAGATGTCGAGTCCGAGTTCGCGGCCGCGCTCGAAGTCGACCTCACCGTGGCCGGGCGCGGAGTGCACGAGACCGGTTCGGTCGGCTTCGACGTAGTCGGCCGTGTAGACCTGCAGGGCGTCGGCTTCGTTCGGTGAGTCCGGCACCTCGTCGGCCAGCGGGTGGTCGTACTCCCAGCCGACCATCTCCTCGCCCGAAACCTCCTCGACGATTTCGTAGTCGCCGTAGCCGCCCTCCTCGAGGACGTCCTCGACGCAGGACTCCTCGAGATAGAGCGTCTCCGTCTCGCCGCCGCGGTCGGCCTCGACGGCCACGTAGGTCATCTCCTCGTCGACGGCGACGAAGGTGTTGGCGGGTACCGTCCACGGGGTCGTCGTCCAGATGACGAGATAGCCGTCGCGGTCCCGAAGGGGGAACTTCACGTAGATGGAGGGGTCCTCGACGTGGTCGTATTCGACCTCGTTGTTGGCGATGGCCGTCTCACACCGGGGACACTGGCTGATGGACCGCTGGCCCTGCTCGACGAGGTCGCGGTCGTGGGCCTGCTGGAAACCCCACCACGCGGCCTCCATGTACTCGGGGTCGACCGTCTTGTAGGGGTCGTCCCAGTCCATCCAGACGCCGAAGGACTGGAAGTCCTCCTGAAGGCCGTCGAGTTGCTCCTCGGCGAAGGACTTGCACTCCTCGATGAACTTCTCCTCGCCGAAGGCCTCGATGTCCTTCTTGTTCTCGAAGCCGAGTTCCTCCTCGACGCGCGTCTCGATCGGGAGGCCGTGCATGTCGTAGCCCGGCCGGTCGGTGACGTTGTACCCCTGCATCCGGTGATAGCGGATGTAAGCGTCCTTGAGGGTCTTGTTCCAGGTCGTCCCCATGTGGGCCGCACCGGAGGTGTAGGGCGGGCCGTCCACGAAGAAGAAATCCTCGCCGTCCGCGCGGTGCTGCTTCGTCTTTTCGTAGGCGTCGACCGCATCCCAGTAGTCGAAGACCTCGTCTTCGACCTCGTCGGGGTCGTACTGGTCGTCCACCTCGGCGAACCTGCTCATATCCCATCCAATTCGCGCCGTTGTTAAAGGACAATCGGTACTGTGCGAGGGGTTCTACCGGGGACACAGCGGCGTACCGCTACCGAAAACTGCGACTTAAAAAAACGTCTCAGGCCGTCAGTTCGCGCAGTCGGGGCAGGACCTTCTCGGTGCCGACCGAATAGGCGGCGTACAGCGCGAGCGCGCCGATGACCACCAGCCACCCGGCGAAGAGGTGGTTGCCGGCCGAGAGGTAGGACAGACTGTTCAACTCCGCGAAGAGGCCGACGACGGCGAAGACGACGGTCCCGAGCAGGTAGCCGCCGAGTTCGAGCGCCGCGACCAGTAGTTCGCGCATAGCACCACTCGGCCGGTCAGTGAGATAGGCCTTTCGGACGGACCGAAAGGACTTCAACCGTCGATAAGCAACCGCGGACAATGAGTTACGGCGGGCGACAGCAGAACCTCGATTACGGACGCATCGCAAAACTCGGCTTCTTCGCGGGAGCCGCCATGTTCATCATCGGCGCCGTCGGCGGCGTCATCGGCCGCTCGCTGGCCGCGGGAATGCCGGACGTTGCCGGCCAGTTGTTCATCAGCCTCGAAGTCGTCGGCGTCCTCGTCGGGCTGCTCGTCCCGCTGGTGTTCGGTATCGTCCTCCCACTCGTCGAGTAACGCTTCTACCGATCCGTATCAGGCCGACACGTCGACCACGAGGTCCGACTGCAGCCACGTCTCGGTCCCCTCCCGGTCGAAAATGACGTAATCCCCGTTATCCAGCAGCAACGACGAATAGCGGCCGCTATCCAGGGCCGTCGACGACGCCTCGAAGGGCGAACCGGCATCCGGGGCAGGTGTGTCGTTCATCCTACCACCCAGAGGCTATTGGGGGATTTAAGCGTTCGCCAGAAAGCTACCCGGAAGCGGGACCCGAAGACTGACAGCACCCGAAGCCACACTACCGCCGGATGGCGACGTTTCCGGACCCCGAGGACCGTAACCCCCTGACAGCGGACTGCCGGCGCTGTCCCGCCCTCGTGGAGGACCGCACCTGCATCTCGTGGGGCGTCGGGTCGCTCGGTGCCACGCTCGTCGTCGTGGGCGAAGCGCCGGGCGCCGGCAACCCCGAGGCCGACCGCTGGCAGGGCGGCAACCACACGGGAATGGCCTACACCGCCCGCCACAGCGGCCGCCGGGTGCGTGACCTCTTCGAGGGACTGGGCTACGCGCCCGAGGAACTCTATTTCACGAACGCCGTCAAGTGCTTCCCAAGTGACGGTGAAGGCTCGAATCGCGAACCAACACCCGAAGAACGCGCGAACTGCCGGCCCTACCTGCTAGAGGAACTCCGAGAAATCGACCCCGCCTGCGTCGTGCCGACGGGCCGACACGCCACCGAATCGCTGCTGGCGGCGACCGACCGGCGCCTCGACGGCTTCCTCGATAGCGTCCTCACGCCCATCGAAACCGACGAACTGCCGCCGCTGTTGCCGATTCTTCACCCATCGTATCAGGACGTCTGGGTGTCGCGACTGAGCTACGAACCCGATGAGTACCGACAGGCCATCGGCAAGGCACTGGCTGACCTCGATGCCGGACCGCCCGCGTAGCGTGTCTTTATAAGCGAGCGGTGAGCACTCGTCGCCGAATGGCCCCGACAGAGCCGACCCGGCGTGCGGTTCTCGCCAGCGGGGTCGCCGGACTCACTTCGCTCGGCGGCTGTCTGGGCCGCTCGTCAGCCGACCCCGTGCCGCCGGGCAGCGACTACCCGATGGACCGATACTCCCCCGGGCGGGCCGCGAGAGTCGAGAACGCGCTTACACCGCCGGAGTCGCTGGCGGCCTCGTGGTCGCTGTCCGTCCCTGCCACGTCGACGCCGCCGCCGAGCATCCACGACGGGCGCGCCTACGTCAACGACTGGGAAGGCACCCTGTTCGCGCTGGATGCCACCGAGGGCACGACCGAGTGGTCGGCCAGCCTCGGCGACGACCGGGCAGGGGGTACCCGACCCACCGTCGACGATAGCGGTATCTACACCGCGACGCGGTACGGCCTGTTCGCCCACGACCACGACGGCACCCAGCGCTGGCACGCCGAGGACGTCAGCAGCGCCCGCGGTTCGCCCATCATCTCCGATGGAACGGTCTATATCACCTACGTCTCGACGGTCAAGGCCTTCGACGCCGCCAGCGGCGACCTCCGCTGGAGTCGCAAGCCGGGCGAGGCCTACGGCTCCGGTAACGTCACGCTGAATCGCACGCTCGCAGTTGCCGACGACACGGTCTATGCCGTCCGGGAACGCGGCGGCTACGACGTCCCCGACGTCTTCGCGCTCGATGCCGCCGACGGCGACGAGTTGTGGCACGCCGGAACGAATCTCGTCTACCACCGACCTGCCGTCACTCCCGGAGGTGACCTCGTGACCGTCGGCCAGCGGCAGGTCGAACCCGACGACCCCGACGAGCACATCGACGCGTGGGACGTCGTGGTCCGCTGGAGCGACGACGGCACCCCCGCGTGGCGAACCGAACTCGACGGCTACCGGACCTACACCCAACCCGCAGTCGATGGCGAGCGCGTCTACGCGCCGACGACGGAGGGCATCGAAGCCGTGTCGCTGTCCGATGGCGACCCGCTGTGGCAAGTCGGCGATGGACTCACCGGCGCGCCCGTCGTCGCCGGCGACCACGTCTGGGTCCGGGTCGGGGACACCAGCGATGGCGAACTCCGGGTCTACACACGCAACGGCGAGGCGGTCGCAACCTACGGCGACGTCCGCGCACGGCCCGCTGTGACCGCGAACGCAGTGTATCTGGTCAGGCCCGCGTCGGCCATCGAAACGCTACTCGGTGATACGAGCGAAATCGTCGCGCTGGTTCCGACATCGGGGGCCTGACTCGCTACCCGGCGCCCTCGGGGTGAACGTTGATAGGCCCGCCGCCCACAGACACGCGTATGTCCGAGCGAACCATCTTCGAGAAAATCGTCGACGGGGACATCCCCGCCCGCGTCGTCCACGAAACCGACACCACGCTGGCCTTCCTCGATGCCAACCCGCTGGCGCCGGGTCACACGCTCGTCATCCCGAAGGAGCGCTACAAGCGCCTGCGCGATACGCCGCCGGAACTCTCGGCTGACGTCTTCGAGACCGTCCGCGAACTCGCGCCCGTCATCGAGGACGCCGTCGAGGCCGACGCGACGAACATCGGCGTCAACGACGGCCCCGATGCCGGTCAGGAGGTCCCGCACCTCCACGTCCACATCGTCCCCCGATTCAAGGACGACGGCGGCGGCCCCATCCACGCCGTCGCCGGGGCGCCGCCGGACCTCGACGACGACGAACTGGACGTCATTGCCGAGGAGATTTCGACGGCCGCCAAGGACGCCTGACTCGCTGAACGACCCGGTCGCGTCAGTATCGGCCAACTCTCAGGACTCGTCGCGGGCGTCGTCGACCCACGCCGGACGGTCGAGGTTGGAATCACCGGGGACGAACTCGTAGGAAATCTCGTAGACCCGCGGGTCTGGACCCGTGAGACGTGCGAGTAGGTATTCGGCGTAAGACCCGGCGGGGTCGGTCACCGCCCACGAGACCGACGCCGATTCGACCGCGGCGGTGCCGGCATCGGTGCGGACGGTCCCCGAGGCGTCCGTAATGCGATACGGCTGAGTCCCCTCGTACCAGCCGTTTTGCGGCTCGTAGACGGCCGTTTCGGTCGAATTGCCGTCGACTCGTTCGTAGCGGGTAACGTGGAGGCTCCGGACGATAACCGACGCCGACCCGGGAATCTCGTCGGCCACGTCGGTCCCGTTCGACGCGACGACGAGGGAAACCCGCTCCGTCGTGGATTCCTCGCTGAGAAGTCGGCGGTCTTCGGTCTCCAGAATCTGGTTTTTCAGCCGTTCGGCGTCCGCTGCGTCGTCGATTTCGAGTCGCTCGTAGACGGTGGCGTTCGGCGACGCCTGATACTGTTCGGAACGAACTCCCGCCTCCTGGAGCGAGTGATAGCGCGCGCCATCGGCTGTCACCACGCCGTCGAACGCCAGTCGTTTCTCGCCGTCAACGACGATGCGGCCGCTCGCGCGGTAGGCATCGGCATCAGCGTCGCCGACCGTAAACCGCTCCTCGGCCGGCGCCGCGGCGTGCGGTTCTGCCGTGGTACCGGGATAGACGGCCGCGAGGACGAACGCGAGACAACACAGGGCCAGCACGCCGATGATGGCGCCGGCCGTCCGGGGTTCCATACCCAGGCGCACTTCCCGCATGGTCAAAAAGGTCGTTCCCCGAAGTTCGACGCCAATCGCTTATAAACGGGAGAAGATAGATAGCGTCGGCGGCACACACGGTTCGTGATGCCCTCCATACGCTCCATTGCGGTCAGCCTGCTCGCCGGGCTGTTGCACGCGGCGGCACTCCTCGTCGTCGCGCTCGAACTCGGATACGCCGTCGGTCCCGCCGAATACTCACTTCTCGGTGCCGCGTGGCGATACGGCGGCCTCGTCGTCCTCGCCGCCGTTCCCGTCTGGCTCGCGGTTCGACATCGCCTCGTCACTCCCCTCGTGGCGCTGGTTCTGACGACTGGCTACGTGCTCGGTATGGAACTGACGCCGCCCGGCCCGACCTTCCGTGACGTCGCGGAACTGGAAGGCCTCGCCGAACCGACCGGCTACATCGTCGTCGAAAACGGCCTCTACATCGTTCGGTACATGGTGAACGCGTCGGTCTGGACGGTCGGCTTCCTGTTTGCCGGGCTGGTCGAACACGCCATCCGGTCGAGATGGGACCGGCTTCCGACAGTACCCGACGTCCCGTCGTGGCTGTCGGTGCCCGCGTCCAGCCGGGATGCCGCTGCTATCGCCACCGGGGGCGGGCTACTCCACGCGGCCGCCATGACGTGGTTCGCGGTTCGCCTCGGCGTCTCGGTTTCGGGCGGGTTCGCGTGGGCCATCTACGCCTTCGGCGCCATGGGGATGTTCGTCCTTGCCGCCGTCCCGCTGTACCTGCTGGTTCGTCGGGAGTTGCTCGCGCCGATGACGCTTCTGACCGCGTTCGTGTTCCTCGACGCCCGCGCGGAGTTCACCGCGAGCGTTGAGGACCCACACGCGCTGTACTTCGGTGCCTGGTTCTTCTATCTCGGCATCCTGCTCATCGCGGCGGGTATCGAATACGGGATCTACCGCGTCGATGCCGCGCGACGGGTGCGTTCGCTACTGAAACCTAACTAGAATGGGAAACCAGTAAGGAGATTCGCCAAGTTTAGCAGCTATCGTCTACTGTATCGTTCAAACCGAGTTTGAAGATGTTATTCCGGTAGACGGGTTCGATATCCGCATAGTACGTGTGTAGGTAGCTATCGATCGTTTCTCGGCCACGGTCTTCCATCACCTGTGGCGTATCTCCCCGCATATACTTCACGAGTTCTCTGTTCAGATCCTGTTCGATCCGCCAGTACGTGGAGAACCGATGACGACCGAAGTGGCTCGTCACAGCACGATGTTCGTCAGTTTCAGCGTATTCCGGCCGGAAGACGTCAGTCCAGAGTTCGTTCGTATATTCCTGTGTAAGCTGGCTGTGAGTCGTCTGAGAGAGGAACACCCACGAACTACCGATATCTGGTCGCACCAGTAGATACCGGGATAGCAATTGGTCGAGTTCCTCGTCGATCGGCAGAACTCGTGGCTTCCGAGATTTGTTCCCCTCTCTTTCTTCCCGTGTTGCGATATACACCGCATTCGGCCGGTCGGAGACTGCGCTATGAGTGCCTAGCTCCGGATAGGCTTGTTTCAGTTCCGCGCTTTCGAGGTTGAAATCGCCAATCTGCAGATTACACAACTCGGAGGCTCGAAGGCCGAGCTTCAATTGGGTCGCGATTATAGCGCGGTCACGTAGGTGTGTGACCGAGGCAAGCATCGTCCGCAGTTTCGGAATGGGGATACGTGGTGGATCTTTCACTTCGGGGCGCTGAAGATCCATCTTCGACAGAACGACCACGAACGGGTTGAAATCCCGCGGATGCGGAAACACGCTGTCACTCTGCCAATACTGATAGATATTGGTCAGGCGACGGAGTTTGGTTCTGACCGTATCCGGCTGATTCTCTCGTTCTTCGAGGCAGTATTCGGCGAATGACCGGACATGTTTCTCGTTGGGACACGCAGGATGCCGCCCGTGTTCAGCCATATGATCACGCCACTGGCCGATAAGCCGTCGATACCCCGCCCGTGTACTCTCCCTGTAGTTCTGTCTCTGAAGGATTTCTACCTGAAAAAGTTCGAACGGGTCAACGTCACTTTCGGTGAACTTCTCGGCGTGTTTCGCAAGAGGATCCAGATTACGGTCAAAGGTCTCCGCTAGCTCTGCCCGCCGGTCTTCCACGGATGGCGCTTCGTCCGCATCACTCATCGATACCACCTCCAAGAGTGTCGTCGTTCCTACCCATTTTCACCCACCACATGGATTTTGCAATCTCGTGATTGGCTGCCGCCATGAGACACGGATTATAGACGTGTGGGTGGTCCGTATGCCACAACAGCCACCTGTAGAACTCCTCAAGCCGAACCCAATACTCCTTATACACGGTCATTAGCGTCCGGTCCGGGACGAGTTTCGCACACCAGAGTTCGATATCGTACGGATTCGCCAGCGCATGGTGACGTCCACGATCGGAGATATGTGTCTTCCAAGAGCGCTCCGTTTTCTGGAAGGTCTGTTTGTAGTGTTCGGAATCGGATGGTTCTATTTTCGCTTGCTGGAAATCGCTCCAGACATCATATCCCTCGTATTCCGAACGGTAACGCTGGAGACGATGCTTCGAAGGCACCGCATCAAGCTGTTTGTATGCACCTAATCGTCGCTCCGGTTTCGGGGATTTTCGTCTTGGCATCGGTATCTAACCCGGCTCTGTCAGCCGCCACCCGTGGCGGCTGACGAAAAACACCACCAGCGACGTTTCTCTCGGAGATTCCCGCTTACGAACGAAGAGTTCAGTTAGTCGAAGAGGTGGCACTGAACAACCCCTTCAGTCATCGTCCGCGTGGACCGGGGAGCCCTCTTCTTTATTCACTTGGGGGAGTTGAGAGGTTTCGTTCTCGATAACAGCCGTTTCCTGTGGTAACGCCCGAACCTCGATGCCCCGCCATTCCCCATCGATACCGAGTAATGCCTGCGAGTAGCCCTTCTCTTTGTCCCCCGTCACCGCATTCTGAACGAACCGCATCTGGGCGTGGTTCAGGTCGAATTTCTCCGCGATATTCGGATCCCTCTTGAAGGAACCAGAAAGCCCTCAGTCAGTGGGTTGTGCCTCCGTAGATGGTGTCCTGCCTGGAAGATCGGGGAGGGACAGATCCACGCGGCGAAGCAACTGGGCGTTGATGGCGACGATGACCGTACTTAGCGACATCAGGAGCGCGCCCACAGCGGGCGACAGTAGAATCCCGATCGGCGCCAACACGCCTGCAGCCAGCGGAATCGCGAAGACGTTATAGCCGGCTGCCCAGACGATGTTCTCCTGCATCTTCCGGTAGCTCGCCTTGCTCAATTTCACGAGGCGAACGACGTCCATCGGATTATTCTGCACGAGGATGACATCTGCTGACTGGACGGCGACGTCGGTGCCGCTTCCGATGGCGATCCCCACGTCTGCTCGCGTCAGCGCCGGCGCGTCGTTAACGCCGTCGCCAACCATCCCCACGAGCTTCCCCTCGTCCTGGAGTTCCTGCACTTTCTTGTCCTTGTCCCCAGGAAGAACCTCCGCGAACACCGTGTCGATACCCAGTTCGTCGGCGACAGCGTCAGCGACGTCTTGGGAGTCACCAGTCAGCATCGCCACCTCGATATCGAGGTCGTGCAGTGCGTCGACGACGGCGTAGCTTTCCTCACGAATCACGTCAGCCATCGCGAACGCGGCGATCAACTCCCCTCCGCGGACGAGATACACCACGGTCTGGGCGTTCTGGCCGGCTTCGTCAGCGAAGCGCTGGAGGTGGTCGGGGACCTCGCTGTCGAGCTGGGTCAGTAAATTCGGCCCGCCGACGTACACCTCGTCTCCGTTGACGTTCGCACAGACGCCTCGGCCTTTGATTGCCTCGAAGCCGGACGCGTCAGGTGAGGTAAGGTTTCGCTCGTTGGCGGCCTCGCGGATAGCTCGCGCGATCATGTGTTCGGAGTCGCTCTCGACGGCCGCCGCCAGCGCGAGTGCATCGTCCTCGTCGACGCCGTTGACAGTCGCCATATCGACGACGCCGTGCTCGCCTTCGGTGAGCGTCCCTGTCTTGTCAAAGATGATGGCGTCCAGATTCCGTGCGTCCTCCATCGCGATGCGGTCGCGGACGAGCATCCCATTACGAGCAGCGAGTGATGTGTTAATCGCGACGACTAGCGGGATGGCGAGTCCGAGGGCGTGCGGGCAGGCGATGACGAGTACCGTTACGACGCGCTCGATAACCGTTGCGTTGAACGAGACCGCAATCGTCCACGCGATTGCTGTCACGACTGCCGCCGCGAGGGCAACGTAGAACAGCCAGCCGGCAGCCCGGTCGGCCAGCACCTGCGTCTTGGACTTGCTCTGCTGGGCTTCCTCGACGAGTCGCATGATGCCCGCAAGCGTCGTCTCCTCGCCCGTCGCACCGACGCGGACGCGGAGACTGCCGTCGCCGTTGATCGTCCCGCCGATGACCTCGTCGCCGGGTTCTTTCGAGACCGGTTTCGACTCGCCGGTAATCATCGCCTCTTCGACGTCCGAATCTCCCTCCTCAACGATGCCATCAGCAGGCACACTCGCGCCCGGGCGGATGAGCACGAGGTCGCCCTCGGAGAGTTCACTAACGGGGACATCTTCGGTGTCACCGTCATCGGTGATCCGCTCAGCGGTATCGGGCATCAGCTTCGCCAACTCGTCGACTGCGCTTGAGGCGCGTCGAACGGATCGCATTTCGATCCAGTGGCCCAGCAGCATAATGTCGATCAGGGTAACGAGTTCCCAGAAGAACGCTGACTGCGTCGGGAAGACCACGCTCGCGAGGCTGTAGACGAACGCGACGGTGATCGCCATCGAAATCAGCGTCATCATCCCCGGCGACCGGTCTTTCAGCTCCGGGACCGCCATCTGGAGGAACGGAATCCCACCGTACGCGAAGACGATTATCGCGAAGACGGGGTTGATCCACTCGCTACCCGGGAATGCGGGGACGGAGAACCCGAGCCACTCCTGGAGCATTTCGCTGTACAGGAGGACCGGGATCGACAGGAGCGTCGAAACGAAAAAGCGCCGCCGGAACATCTGTTCATGGCCCTCGTGCATCCCGCCATGCCCCTCACCGTGCCCCTCGTGTGACCCGTGACCGTGCCCTTCGCCTTCGTCTCCGGCGTGCTCGTGCTGTTCGTGGAGCGCAGCCTCCCCTTCTGCAGTAGGATGAGCCTCTTCCTCCAGTAACTCCTGTTCTACCCGTTGCTCGTCGGACTCGACGACCGCTTCGTCGGACTCGCCGTGTCCGTGCTGGTGACTGCTGTCATCCTGCTGGTCTTCCTCTCTCGGGGGATTCTCATTTGTGTCTTTGTGGTCGTCCATAGATCATGTTCTCTTTAGAAGTGGATTCGCTTGCTTCCTGAATGTTCGGACCCTGAGACCGTGCAACGGAGTCAGTGTGGACAAGCCCCGAAGAGAACGGTTGAATCGTTCACTTAAGAGCGTTCTATGTTATCCTCTGATCGGGATATACTCAGGTCTCAACGGTGTATCCGGCGTCTTCGACGGCTTCCACGAGGGTTGCGGTATCTGCGTCACCATCAACCTCCACCTGATCGTCCTCTTGATCTGCGGTCGCGTCGGTCACACCGGGTACATTTTGAAGTGCTTCTTCTACTGTCTGTTCACAGTGGCCACAGGTCATCCCTTCAACGCTGATAGTCGTCGTCATACGAGTGTACGTATGGTCCCTCCCTTTAGCGGATTTCTCCTTTGGTCGATTGGTTCGAGAGCCAGGTTGACTTTAGAATCAAAACGGATATCGCCGTATACATTTATTTACCCGATAGTATCGTACTACCATGCGCGACCTGGATGAAACTGACCTCGAGATCATTCAGCTACTGATGTTGGACGCTCGTCGACCGTACAGTGAGATAGCGGATGTTGTAGACCTCTCTGCGCCGGCTGTGTCGGATCGAGTCGAACGACTACAGGAGATGGGGATTATTAATCGTTTCACGCTTGACGTCGATCGCTCACAGCTCCGAGGCGGAATTCCGGTACTGATTACGCTCGATGTCGAATCAGACAGCCATAGCGCTGCATCGATCAAAGACGATCTCATCAACGAAGGCGCCATCGAACACGTATTCACCACGGCCGAAGCTGACCTAGTCCTGTACGCCAGAGTTCCAGATACTGACATCGCAGGCTGGCTTGCTGATACCATCGACACCGGAGCAGTCGACGACTTTGAGGTAACGCTTCTCGCAGGCGCTAACTGGGCACCAGAATTGGGGGAAATGGAGTTCGCGCTCTCCTGCGCTCAATGTGGAAATACAGTTGACAGTGAAGGAACAGCCACCCGCATCGATGGAGAGCTGTACCAGTTCTGTTGTCCATCGTGTGAGGCTCGGTTTGAAGAGAAATACGAGCAACTCCGAGAAGAGGCTGACTGACTCGGGCGCGCCCGCACCCGCTTCGTAATCGGGAGTTTTGCTACTGATTAACTGAACCCCTGAGTGGGAGCGACAGAATACGGAACCCGTGTATATGGTTGTAGCCGCAGACCTACGTCTGCAACGACGCGTTCCCAGTGTCGGCTCACGCCGACGAAAACGATCTCACTCCGATCACTCAACGTCCGTCGCCTGATAGAAGACCAGCACGCCGACGACGAGGAGGGTGACGGCATATACGACGGCACCGCCGAAGTCCCACGCGTCGATGCTCGACGTGAATGCCGCGTCGAAGAGCGCGTTCGTCGCGTAGTGGCTCGGCAGTAGTGTCGTCCACTCGGGCGCGTCGGTCGCGAGCGGAGTCTGGAACAGGAGAAC of the Natronomonas halophila genome contains:
- a CDS encoding heavy-metal-associated domain-containing protein, producing the protein MTTTISVEGMTCGHCEQTVEEALQNVPGVTDATADQEDDQVEVDGDADTATLVEAVEDAGYTVET
- a CDS encoding AsnC family transcriptional regulator, with the translated sequence MRDLDETDLEIIQLLMLDARRPYSEIADVVDLSAPAVSDRVERLQEMGIINRFTLDVDRSQLRGGIPVLITLDVESDSHSAASIKDDLINEGAIEHVFTTAEADLVLYARVPDTDIAGWLADTIDTGAVDDFEVTLLAGANWAPELGEMEFALSCAQCGNTVDSEGTATRIDGELYQFCCPSCEARFEEKYEQLREEAD